DNA sequence from the Actinomycetota bacterium genome:
ACGTGATCCGCGGGCCGGTTACCGACTCCGAGGGCGACTAGCCGGACTTCGGTCGCTGCGGGTCGGCGTGTACCGGATCATCTACGCGCTCCGCGACGACGACAAGACCGTGAGGGTCGTCGCGATCCGCCACCGGGGCCAG
Encoded proteins:
- a CDS encoding type II toxin-antitoxin system RelE/ParE family toxin; translation: MARVFLTRSARTALEGLDYLRAQAVLDALAELERDPRAGYRLRGRLAGLRSLRVGVYRIIYALRDDDKTVRVVAIRHRGQAYDTDPR